In Anaerolineales bacterium, the sequence GCTCGGACAAACGCCTCGAGCGCCTCCGCCCCCAACGCCGCTGTCACCACTGAATCCGCCTCAAGCTCATCCAGCGCTTCGGCGAGCGAACCCGGCAGTTGGCGGATGCCCAGCTCTTGCAGTTCGGGCTCGGTCATCTCGTAGATGTTGATGTTGTTGACCGGCGGCGGGCAGGCCAGTCCCCGATCGATGCCGTCGAGTCCGGCGGACAGCATGGCTGCAAATGCGAGGTACGGATTGCAGGACGGATCCGGGCAGCGAAGCTCGGCCCGTGTCGCCTTCGATCGCTCATCCATATGCCGGGGGATGCGGATCAGCGCTGAGCGATTGATCTGTGCCCAGCACACGTAGACTGGCGCCTCATATCCCGGCACAATCCGCTTGTAGGAATTGATCGTCGGCGCAACTATCGCGGCCATGCCGCGGGCGTGTTCGAGTTGCCCGGCGACAAACTGATACGCCAAGCCCGAAAGCTTGAATTCGTCGCCCCGGTCGTAGAACAAGTTCTTCCCCTTCGTGTCAAACAGCGACTGGTGACAATGCATGCCCGACCCGTTGATGCCAAAGATCGGCTTCGGCATGAAGGTCGCCACCAGATCGTGCTTGGCCGCCAGGGCCTTGACGGTGTACTTGAGAGTGATCACGTTGTCGGCGGCGCGCACGGCGTCGGTATAGCGGAAATCGATCTCGTGCTGGCCCAGGGCCACCTCATGATGTCCGGTCTCGACTTCGAGGCCCATGCTCTCCAGCGCCAGCATCAGCTCAGCCCGGACCCGTTGAGCCTCGTCGCTGGCGGAGAAGTCAAAGTAGCCACCGACATCGTGGGGCACGGGATGGATTGTGGTGGGGCCGTTCTTGCGCAGCAAGAAGAACTCGGGCTCCGGTCCGACATTGAACTCCCAGCCGCGCTGCCGAAGGGCTTCGGTCGCCCGTTTCAGAATGCCCCGCGGGTCCCCGGCAAATGGAACTCCGTCAGGACGGTAGATATCGCAGAACAGCCGCGCCCGCCGGCGGTCCGGGTCACTCCAGGAGAGGACGGCGTACGTTTCGGGGTCGGGCAGCAGACGCATGTCGCTCTCTTGAATGCGGGCAAACCCCTCCACCGAGGACCCGTCGAACCACACCCCATCCTCGAGCGCGGCCTCGAGCTGCCGCACCGGGAGATCCACGCTCTTGACCCCTCCGCTTACGTCTGTGAACTGCAGGCAGACGAATTTGACCTTGTCTTCCGCCACACGTCGTATCACTTCCTTGCTCATCTTCGCCCTCCGAGAGTGTGTCGATTCCGGCTCGAGCCGCCTGCGTCCCACAAAG encodes:
- the glnA gene encoding type I glutamate--ammonia ligase, producing MSKEVIRRVAEDKVKFVCLQFTDVSGGVKSVDLPVRQLEAALEDGVWFDGSSVEGFARIQESDMRLLPDPETYAVLSWSDPDRRRARLFCDIYRPDGVPFAGDPRGILKRATEALRQRGWEFNVGPEPEFFLLRKNGPTTIHPVPHDVGGYFDFSASDEAQRVRAELMLALESMGLEVETGHHEVALGQHEIDFRYTDAVRAADNVITLKYTVKALAAKHDLVATFMPKPIFGINGSGMHCHQSLFDTKGKNLFYDRGDEFKLSGLAYQFVAGQLEHARGMAAIVAPTINSYKRIVPGYEAPVYVCWAQINRSALIRIPRHMDERSKATRAELRCPDPSCNPYLAFAAMLSAGLDGIDRGLACPPPVNNINIYEMTEPELQELGIRQLPGSLAEALDELEADSVVTAALGAEALEAFVRAKRTECDTYRTRVTDWEVTAYLETA